A genomic window from Acinetobacter lwoffii includes:
- a CDS encoding lytic transglycosylase domain-containing protein: MFFSHLFNLIKSKRSLFNSHSFKFSSILLSTFLFVGCSSLGGGPVEKRAAKLSKGIQTAYSTPSSTANRVSPLIVQHAQNQGVDPLLVAAMIRQESTYRSQATSPAGAVGLMQVIPRYWQQTCPGDLYNESSNIQCGTYILSKYNQSSGDWKKALAYYNVGPSGYENNRKMRKQGKRYAKQVKQHKKMLKDSL, translated from the coding sequence TTGTTTTTTTCTCATTTATTCAATCTAATTAAATCTAAACGTTCACTATTTAATTCTCATTCTTTTAAATTTTCTTCTATTTTATTGAGCACTTTTCTTTTTGTGGGTTGCTCATCCTTGGGCGGAGGGCCGGTAGAAAAGCGCGCAGCTAAACTATCTAAAGGCATTCAAACTGCTTATTCCACCCCATCCAGTACAGCTAATCGTGTTTCACCTTTAATTGTTCAACATGCACAAAATCAGGGTGTAGATCCGCTTCTAGTGGCGGCTATGATCCGTCAGGAATCTACTTATCGTAGCCAGGCAACTTCGCCAGCAGGTGCGGTAGGCTTGATGCAAGTGATTCCGAGATATTGGCAACAAACTTGTCCAGGTGATTTATACAATGAAAGCAGTAATATCCAATGTGGTACATATATTCTTTCTAAATATAATCAATCATCCGGTGACTGGAAGAAAGCGCTTGCCTATTATAATGTAGGTCCATCGGGTTATGAAAATAATCGTAAAATGCGTAAACAAGGTAAACGTTATGCCAAACAAGTAAAACAGCATAAAAAAATGCTGAAAGACTCTCTATAA
- a CDS encoding M16 family metallopeptidase, protein MLKLRPFLLISILSLSSATYAENYLDPQPDQNDNPSQLQSIPLLQSLKNINQQRGFQAPYIHDLNNRYKVRTLFVETQDLPMVDIQLTFNAGSARDQEITKGLYGLSNMAAKLMREGTDKYSANQVAEVFDQTGAQFSVQAYRDMFVVRLRTLSDPEKLEPALGMLMEVLKNASFKPSSINLALSNTQVGQKQLQENPSRLMDIRFYRALYGQHPYAEPITGTQGSTKKINAELLKKFRDQFLVAQNMNISITGKLSPKQALELSERIAGNLPQGQKAVRLPQPETQSGFEVVHLPYNSSQAHVTFGHLGPTRFTEDKLALEVANRMFGGSGFNAVLMQELRVKRGFTYGAYSSLSFSQAPGVFSFKYSTRQDQLLESIQVAHQAFINFVSQPIDTQRLEETKAGMLRAFPNNYSSNATINAQLGNMGFYSEQTDYLSSYPERLAKITAADVQNAVRKHFHPDRLTLVVVNKELDQNALKMRLERNLMDANYYLPTNPMPKASPQKPAEADVPEVIPADKPASI, encoded by the coding sequence ATGCTTAAACTTCGTCCATTTTTGCTTATTTCAATTTTAAGTCTGAGCTCGGCTACCTATGCAGAAAACTATCTGGATCCTCAACCTGACCAAAATGATAATCCAAGTCAGTTACAGTCTATCCCCTTGCTACAAAGCTTAAAAAATATTAATCAGCAACGGGGTTTTCAGGCGCCTTATATTCATGACCTGAACAATCGCTACAAAGTACGTACACTATTTGTTGAAACGCAGGATCTTCCCATGGTGGATATCCAGCTGACCTTTAATGCCGGTTCGGCCCGTGATCAGGAAATTACCAAAGGTCTGTATGGTCTATCCAATATGGCAGCCAAGTTGATGCGTGAAGGAACCGACAAATATAGCGCCAATCAGGTGGCGGAAGTTTTTGACCAAACCGGAGCACAATTCAGCGTACAAGCCTATCGGGATATGTTTGTGGTTCGTCTGCGTACGCTTTCAGACCCGGAAAAACTGGAACCCGCATTGGGCATGCTGATGGAGGTTCTCAAGAATGCATCATTTAAACCATCCAGCATTAATCTGGCTTTAAGCAATACCCAAGTGGGACAAAAACAGCTGCAGGAAAATCCAAGCCGACTCATGGATATCCGTTTTTATCGTGCCCTATATGGTCAACACCCTTATGCAGAACCAATCACTGGTACCCAAGGCAGTACCAAGAAAATTAACGCAGAATTATTGAAAAAATTTCGTGATCAGTTTTTGGTGGCGCAAAATATGAATATTTCCATTACTGGAAAACTCAGCCCGAAACAGGCACTGGAACTGTCTGAACGCATTGCCGGTAATTTACCCCAAGGGCAAAAAGCAGTGCGATTGCCACAACCTGAAACTCAATCTGGTTTTGAAGTGGTACATCTACCCTATAACTCGTCTCAGGCGCATGTCACCTTTGGGCATTTAGGCCCAACCCGCTTTACTGAAGATAAACTGGCTTTAGAAGTCGCCAATCGCATGTTTGGCGGTAGCGGATTTAATGCGGTATTGATGCAGGAACTGCGGGTGAAACGTGGTTTTACTTATGGCGCTTATAGTTCATTGAGCTTTAGTCAGGCACCCGGCGTATTCAGCTTTAAGTATTCCACGCGTCAGGATCAACTGCTGGAGAGTATTCAGGTCGCACATCAGGCTTTTATCAACTTTGTCAGCCAACCTATTGATACTCAGCGTCTGGAAGAAACCAAAGCAGGCATGTTACGTGCTTTTCCTAATAATTACAGCAGTAATGCCACCATTAATGCCCAGCTAGGCAATATGGGTTTTTATAGTGAGCAAACTGATTATTTATCCAGTTATCCAGAACGCTTGGCTAAAATCACAGCGGCAGATGTACAAAATGCAGTGCGCAAGCATTTTCATCCTGATCGCTTAACCCTAGTCGTCGTCAACAAAGAACTGGATCAAAATGCCTTGAAAATGCGTTTGGAGCGAAATTTAATGGATGCCAATTATTACTTACCAACAAACCCTATGCCTAAGGCATCTCCACAGAAACCGGCGGAAGCTGACGTGCCCGAAGTGATTCCTGCTGATAAGCCTGCATCAATTTAA
- a CDS encoding GNAT family N-acetyltransferase: MYSIRPIQPEDNAQIANIIRRVSQEFGLAAESGFAVGDSILDELYQVYQQPKSAYWVVVDQQNKIYGGGGIAPLKGDATILEIQKMYFLPEIRQQGFAKKILELSFEFAQTHQIKSVYLETTKALWQAVKLYEKLGFQHLDQPEGNTGHSEACEIWMLKTLST; the protein is encoded by the coding sequence ATGTACTCTATTCGTCCTATTCAGCCTGAAGATAATGCCCAAATTGCAAACATTATTCGTCGTGTTTCCCAAGAATTTGGACTGGCAGCAGAATCTGGTTTTGCCGTAGGTGATTCTATTCTAGATGAGCTATATCAAGTTTATCAGCAACCAAAATCAGCTTACTGGGTTGTTGTGGATCAACAAAATAAAATTTACGGGGGTGGTGGAATTGCGCCATTAAAAGGTGATGCAACTATTTTAGAAATTCAGAAAATGTACTTTTTACCTGAAATTCGTCAGCAGGGTTTTGCCAAGAAAATTTTAGAATTATCCTTTGAATTTGCACAGACTCATCAAATTAAGTCAGTCTATCTAGAAACAACTAAAGCGCTTTGGCAAGCGGTGAAACTCTATGAAAAATTAGGTTTTCAGCATCTTGATCAGCCTGAAGGCAATACCGGACATAGTGAAGCCTGTGAAATCTGGATGCTGAAAACCCTTTCAACTTAG
- a CDS encoding SEL1-like repeat protein, which yields MIQQLSQHDLEHLYADAVNTIQSQMNFADAVKQLEEAARAGHGKAALFLAELYYQGFRVERDSLKAQYWQNMATMQA from the coding sequence ATGATACAACAACTCTCTCAACACGATCTGGAACATCTGTACGCAGATGCCGTGAATACCATTCAATCGCAAATGAACTTTGCTGATGCAGTAAAACAGCTTGAAGAAGCCGCTCGTGCTGGCCATGGTAAAGCAGCGCTTTTTTTAGCAGAACTTTATTATCAAGGTTTCCGTGTAGAACGAGATTCACTCAAAGCCCAGTACTGGCAGAACATGGCCACCATGCAAGCATAA
- a CDS encoding IS5 family transposase: MPRTMLNDQHWSKLLSIFRNFDIYFKSNLRNFVEAILYRIRTGCPWRDLPKEFGSYNSIFKKYNRWCKNDKLMKIFKLISSSADMEWVFIDGSHVRAHQHSAGIKDQDISKSIGGNSSKIHLAVDADGNPIEIIISDGTIHDVKIAPKMIEKLDLSETEVCCADKGYDSESLREQISAKKTKANIPRKSNTQSNNDHMDWYLYKIRHLVENAFCRLKQFRGIATRYDKLKCSYEGAVALACIFIWLPLSGKFYT; this comes from the coding sequence TTTTCCGAAATTTTGATATCTATTTCAAATCTAATTTGAGAAATTTTGTCGAAGCAATACTTTATAGAATAAGAACAGGCTGCCCATGGCGTGATTTGCCTAAAGAATTTGGTTCGTATAACTCAATCTTTAAAAAATATAATCGTTGGTGTAAAAATGATAAGTTAATGAAAATATTTAAATTAATTTCTTCAAGTGCTGATATGGAATGGGTTTTTATTGATGGTAGTCATGTTCGGGCACACCAACATTCTGCTGGAATAAAAGATCAGGATATTTCTAAAAGCATTGGTGGAAATAGTTCTAAAATACACTTAGCTGTTGATGCGGATGGCAATCCAATCGAAATTATTATCTCCGATGGAACGATACATGATGTCAAGATTGCTCCCAAAATGATTGAAAAACTTGATTTGAGTGAAACGGAAGTATGTTGTGCAGACAAAGGATATGACTCTGAATCATTAAGAGAACAAATATCTGCGAAAAAAACTAAAGCGAATATTCCAAGAAAATCAAATACTCAGTCAAATAATGATCATATGGATTGGTATTTATATAAAATCAGACACTTAGTTGAGAATGCATTTTGTAGGTTAAAGCAGTTCAGAGGAATAGCAACACGATATGATAAGCTAAAGTGTAGCTATGAGGGGGCAGTTGCATTAGCTTGTATATTTATTTGGCTACCTTTATCGGGTAAATTCTATACTTGA
- a CDS encoding DUF2057 family protein: MGLRIAATAAVFLFSTSVFSAVTVTVPEEIKIVAVNDQEVNSGLLRSNQTYSLDAGINAISVRYNEFFQHSDNSHDILKSGVVTVKTPSLKDGETYRLALIQAPKDFDAAQKYKDQPIIGLYDAKNQLLVQQTGAKDAAKPWFGNRVLTKKVDLTTQAATEVNQPAAIYTQSAEQNDQQLIQLWQKASKAERQKFMTWLAEQAN; the protein is encoded by the coding sequence ATGGGTTTACGTATTGCGGCAACTGCAGCAGTGTTTCTGTTTAGCACATCAGTTTTTTCAGCAGTGACCGTCACAGTACCTGAAGAAATAAAAATTGTTGCCGTAAATGATCAGGAGGTGAACTCGGGTCTATTGCGTTCTAATCAGACTTATAGCTTGGATGCAGGTATAAATGCGATCAGCGTACGCTATAACGAATTTTTCCAGCATTCAGACAATTCACATGACATTTTAAAGTCAGGTGTTGTTACGGTAAAAACACCCAGCCTTAAAGATGGTGAGACTTATCGTTTAGCACTCATTCAGGCGCCTAAGGATTTTGATGCAGCGCAAAAATATAAAGATCAGCCCATTATTGGTCTATATGATGCAAAAAATCAGCTCTTAGTCCAGCAGACGGGCGCTAAAGATGCAGCGAAACCATGGTTTGGAAATCGAGTGTTGACTAAAAAAGTGGATTTGACAACTCAAGCTGCGACAGAAGTTAATCAACCGGCAGCTATATATACTCAGTCAGCAGAACAGAATGATCAGCAGCTGATTCAATTATGGCAGAAGGCTTCTAAAGCTGAGCGTCAAAAATTTATGACTTGGCTCGCTGAGCAGGCAAATTAA
- the ftsY gene encoding signal recognition particle-docking protein FtsY gives MQQQSNGQNKFLIDADIGDDDVTLPSLPAVNVPIVETPSETAVVSAPVETETENEDSAAKGGFFSRMKVGLTKTRKNLADGMVNILIGGKEIDDELLEEVEEQLLVADIGVEATKTIIANLTERTARGDLIYSHSLYKALQEELVALLAPRVKPLHIDPNKSPYVILVVGVNGVGKTTTIGKLAKRLQGEGKTVMLAAGDTFRAAATEQLQIWGERNNIAVVAQGHGADSASVIFDAFESARAKGVDVLIADTAGRLHNKGHLMQELTKVKRVMQKIDATAPHEVMLVVDAGTGQNAINQVEMFDEAVGLTGLTITKLDGTAKGGVLFNIASRTHVPIRFIGVGEKIDDLRPFSAKSFVAALFETEK, from the coding sequence ATGCAACAGCAATCTAATGGGCAAAACAAATTTTTGATTGATGCTGATATCGGAGATGATGATGTCACATTACCGAGCTTACCTGCGGTCAATGTGCCTATCGTAGAAACGCCAAGCGAAACAGCTGTAGTTTCTGCACCTGTCGAAACAGAAACTGAAAATGAAGATTCTGCGGCGAAAGGTGGCTTCTTTAGCCGTATGAAAGTGGGTTTAACCAAAACCCGTAAAAACCTTGCCGATGGGATGGTAAATATCCTGATCGGTGGTAAAGAAATTGATGATGAATTATTAGAAGAAGTCGAAGAGCAGCTTCTGGTGGCCGATATCGGTGTGGAAGCCACCAAGACCATTATCGCTAACCTGACTGAACGTACGGCACGTGGTGATTTGATCTATTCGCATTCACTCTATAAAGCGCTTCAGGAAGAACTGGTGGCTTTATTGGCACCACGGGTAAAACCGCTGCATATTGATCCGAATAAATCGCCTTATGTGATTCTGGTAGTTGGTGTGAATGGTGTCGGTAAAACGACTACCATTGGCAAGTTGGCAAAGCGCCTGCAAGGTGAAGGCAAGACCGTCATGTTGGCAGCAGGCGATACTTTCCGTGCGGCTGCAACTGAACAGCTCCAGATCTGGGGTGAGCGTAATAATATTGCGGTTGTTGCTCAGGGTCATGGTGCTGACTCAGCTTCAGTGATTTTCGATGCTTTTGAAAGTGCGCGTGCCAAAGGTGTGGATGTATTGATTGCAGACACAGCGGGCCGTTTGCATAACAAAGGTCATTTGATGCAGGAATTGACTAAAGTAAAACGTGTAATGCAGAAAATTGATGCCACTGCACCTCATGAAGTGATGTTGGTGGTCGATGCCGGTACTGGTCAGAATGCTATTAATCAGGTCGAGATGTTTGATGAGGCGGTAGGCTTGACGGGCTTAACTATTACCAAACTTGATGGTACTGCCAAAGGTGGGGTACTGTTTAATATCGCCAGTCGTACTCATGTGCCGATTCGCTTTATTGGTGTGGGTGAAAAAATTGATGACCTGCGTCCATTCTCTGCCAAATCTTTTGTTGCTGCATTATTTGAAACTGAAAAATAA
- a CDS encoding nitroreductase family protein — translation MAFLDQIKQRRSIYSIGKNVELDQAEIEKIIKDAVKHSPSSFNSQTSRVVILFGQSHDTFWHIVRETLRDLVSADAFESTNSKINAFAAGYGTALFYEDQNVVKSMQEQFALYADNFPVWSEHSSAIAQFATWTALAEKNIGASLQHYNPIIDEEVAQTFEIPSHWKLRAQLVFGSIEAPAGEKTFMDDAERFKTFA, via the coding sequence ATGGCATTTTTAGATCAAATCAAACAACGCCGTAGCATTTATTCAATTGGAAAAAATGTAGAGCTGGATCAAGCAGAAATTGAGAAAATCATTAAAGATGCGGTGAAGCACAGTCCGTCATCTTTTAACTCGCAAACCTCGCGTGTGGTGATTTTATTTGGTCAATCACATGATACTTTCTGGCATATTGTACGTGAAACTTTACGTGATCTGGTTTCAGCAGATGCATTTGAATCAACCAATAGCAAGATCAATGCTTTTGCAGCAGGTTATGGTACCGCACTGTTTTATGAAGACCAGAACGTGGTGAAGTCGATGCAGGAGCAGTTTGCACTCTATGCCGATAACTTCCCGGTCTGGTCTGAGCATTCTTCCGCTATTGCACAGTTTGCAACCTGGACCGCTTTGGCAGAAAAAAATATTGGGGCTTCATTACAGCACTATAATCCAATTATTGATGAGGAAGTCGCACAAACTTTCGAGATTCCATCTCACTGGAAACTTCGTGCTCAACTGGTATTTGGGTCAATTGAAGCACCTGCAGGTGAAAAAACCTTTATGGATGATGCAGAACGTTTTAAGACCTTTGCATAA
- a CDS encoding CBS domain-containing protein has protein sequence MTNVAQVLSEKMHQAIYTIRPDSTVLEAITLMADKGIGALVVTHEDNVVGILSERDYTRKIALMQRTSFDTTVNEIMTSKVITVNTATSVEDCLSLMTERHLRHLPVVEHEKLIGLISIGDLVKAAMDDQRKLIEQLQQYISG, from the coding sequence ATGACCAATGTGGCACAGGTGCTCAGTGAAAAAATGCATCAAGCTATTTATACCATCCGTCCAGATTCTACTGTTTTAGAAGCCATCACCTTGATGGCGGATAAAGGAATCGGGGCGCTTGTGGTAACCCATGAAGACAATGTGGTGGGGATTTTGTCAGAGCGGGATTACACGCGTAAGATCGCCCTGATGCAAAGAACCTCATTCGACACCACTGTTAATGAGATCATGACCTCTAAAGTGATTACCGTAAATACAGCTACTAGCGTAGAAGACTGTTTATCTTTGATGACTGAACGCCACCTACGCCACTTACCCGTGGTCGAACATGAAAAACTGATCGGTCTGATTTCAATTGGGGATTTGGTCAAAGCGGCCATGGATGACCAACGCAAATTGATTGAACAGTTACAGCAATATATCTCAGGTTAA
- a CDS encoding nitroreductase family protein has product MALLNKIGQVLTSDITKDFKFSRKNKLNGDLELTFVDQLKKRRSIDQLGKRVHYSQTYLGEIIQEAVRSCPSAYDSQTTRIVVLFADSHHQFWEIVKQVQRQHMPASIYEGMEIKLNQCAAAYGTVLFYEDQAVIQQLQKKMPLNSEDFPAWSEQTSGMAQFAVWTTLADSGLGASLQHYNPLIDERVAEHFEIEKNWLLRAQLCFGSIEQTVEEKLQKPDQHRFKVFN; this is encoded by the coding sequence ATGGCATTGCTAAATAAGATTGGTCAGGTATTAACAAGCGATATAACCAAGGATTTTAAATTTTCAAGAAAAAATAAACTGAATGGTGATTTAGAACTGACTTTTGTCGATCAATTGAAAAAGCGCCGTAGTATCGATCAACTCGGTAAGCGGGTACATTATAGTCAGACTTATCTTGGCGAAATCATTCAGGAAGCAGTGCGCAGTTGCCCTTCGGCTTATGATTCTCAAACTACGCGCATTGTGGTGTTATTTGCAGATTCTCATCATCAATTCTGGGAAATTGTGAAACAGGTACAGCGTCAGCATATGCCGGCATCTATTTACGAAGGAATGGAAATCAAGTTGAATCAATGTGCTGCTGCCTATGGCACGGTTTTGTTTTATGAAGATCAAGCCGTGATTCAACAATTACAAAAGAAAATGCCATTAAATAGTGAAGATTTTCCAGCATGGTCGGAACAAACTTCCGGTATGGCGCAATTTGCTGTGTGGACGACGCTGGCAGATTCTGGCTTAGGAGCATCCTTACAGCACTACAATCCACTGATTGATGAAAGGGTCGCTGAGCATTTTGAAATTGAAAAGAACTGGTTGTTGCGAGCCCAACTTTGCTTTGGATCAATTGAACAAACAGTAGAAGAAAAATTACAAAAGCCGGATCAGCACCGTTTCAAAGTATTTAATTAA
- the trpB gene encoding tryptophan synthase subunit beta, which translates to MAHQINGIALPNEEGFFGQYGGQFIPPDLKQAMDDINVAYQEIRQTEEFQNELKDLFAHYVGRPSPLFHAKRLSEQLGGAQIYLKREDLNHTGAHKINHCLGEALLAKYMGKTKVIAETGAGQHGVALATACALVGIPCEIHMGQVDIEKEHPNVVKMKILGAKLISVTRGTATLKDAVDSAFEEYLKDPKNYIYAIGSVVGPHPFPMMVRDFQSIIGDEIKVQANERFGANPDYVVACVGGGSNAVGAFTAFLNEPDVKLVGVEPAGHGLDTDMHSATLTLGKPSQLHGMACYVLEDEQGEPLPVHSIASGLDYPGVGPQHSLLKDLGRVEYTTATDQECLDAFMTLSRVEGIVPALESSHAVAWAIREAGKLPKDTKIVVNLSGRGDKDSDYVAEKLGLN; encoded by the coding sequence ATGGCTCATCAAATTAATGGTATTGCGTTACCGAATGAAGAGGGTTTTTTTGGTCAGTATGGCGGTCAGTTTATTCCACCCGATCTGAAACAGGCCATGGATGATATTAATGTGGCCTATCAGGAAATTCGTCAGACTGAAGAGTTTCAGAATGAATTGAAAGATCTGTTTGCCCATTATGTCGGTCGCCCAAGTCCTTTATTTCATGCCAAACGTCTTTCTGAACAGCTTGGCGGGGCGCAGATTTATCTGAAACGTGAAGATCTGAACCATACCGGGGCGCACAAGATCAATCATTGTCTGGGTGAAGCTTTACTTGCGAAATATATGGGCAAGACCAAAGTCATTGCAGAAACCGGTGCCGGCCAGCATGGTGTTGCTTTGGCAACTGCATGTGCCTTGGTGGGTATCCCATGTGAAATTCATATGGGGCAAGTAGATATTGAAAAAGAGCATCCAAACGTCGTCAAGATGAAAATTCTGGGTGCCAAGCTGATTTCTGTGACTCGCGGTACAGCCACACTCAAAGATGCAGTCGACAGTGCTTTTGAAGAATATTTAAAAGACCCGAAAAACTACATCTATGCCATTGGTTCGGTAGTCGGGCCGCACCCATTCCCGATGATGGTACGTGATTTCCAGTCGATTATTGGTGATGAGATTAAAGTTCAGGCCAATGAGCGTTTTGGTGCAAATCCTGACTATGTTGTTGCCTGTGTCGGTGGGGGTTCCAATGCAGTTGGCGCATTCACTGCATTTTTAAATGAACCCGATGTGAAACTGGTTGGCGTTGAGCCGGCAGGTCATGGTTTAGATACCGATATGCATTCAGCTACTTTGACCTTAGGTAAACCGAGCCAGTTACATGGTATGGCCTGTTATGTGCTAGAAGATGAACAGGGCGAGCCATTGCCAGTGCATTCAATTGCTTCTGGTCTGGATTATCCGGGTGTGGGGCCGCAGCATAGCTTGCTGAAAGATTTGGGCCGGGTAGAGTACACTACAGCAACTGATCAGGAATGTCTGGATGCATTCATGACACTGTCACGCGTAGAAGGCATTGTACCTGCATTAGAAAGTTCGCATGCGGTGGCTTGGGCCATTCGTGAAGCAGGGAAACTGCCAAAAGATACCAAGATTGTAGTGAACTTATCGGGTCGTGGTGATAAAGACTCAGATTACGTCGCAGAAAAATTAGGTCTAAACTGA
- a CDS encoding M16 family metallopeptidase has protein sequence MFITFLTISSFSQMIKQMLYPLGAAVLLSLSFNSVQAQTRSELSRTTFETTLSNGLKVIIREDHRAPMVMTQIWYKVGSSDESGNILGVSHALEHMMFKGTHKVPNDEFTRLSRIYGGSINAATFTNYTNYYQLYPKAYFPMALELESDRMSNLLLRQQDFEPEIKVVMEERRQRTDDNPRAQAFERFKWISYPTSHYRQPVIGHMKTLNNIQLNDVKKWYRDWYSPNNAILVIVGNVESEAALAQVQKYFADIPARPTPARNDVLEFERLGYRHMEINSNVHVPNLYMTWNVKSLGTAKNPQDAYALTIIRSLLDSGISSRLQDRLVRDRKILTSVSVSYDPYNRGDSLFGISALPAPGISLQEAQQAIQDEVDLLKTTAMTQQEVDRISTRFISNLIYSQDDIAGQAKMIGNLEVNGLSYRLMDELPKHFESVSIQDIQRVANAYFVRENLSTLYLLPEQNTQQRGL, from the coding sequence GTGTTCATCACCTTTTTGACTATCTCCTCTTTCTCGCAAATGATCAAACAGATGCTTTATCCACTCGGTGCAGCAGTCTTGCTTAGCCTGAGTTTTAACTCGGTTCAGGCACAAACCCGAAGCGAATTGTCACGGACTACTTTTGAAACCACTTTAAGTAACGGTTTAAAAGTCATTATTCGGGAAGACCATCGTGCGCCCATGGTAATGACACAAATTTGGTACAAAGTCGGCAGTAGTGATGAATCCGGAAATATTCTGGGGGTATCCCATGCACTTGAACATATGATGTTCAAAGGCACTCATAAAGTCCCAAATGATGAATTTACCCGTCTTAGCCGGATTTATGGCGGCAGTATCAATGCGGCCACCTTTACCAATTACACCAATTATTATCAGCTTTATCCTAAGGCCTATTTTCCTATGGCCCTGGAACTTGAATCTGACCGGATGAGTAATTTATTACTTCGACAGCAGGACTTCGAGCCAGAAATTAAAGTCGTCATGGAAGAACGGCGCCAGCGCACCGATGACAATCCGCGTGCGCAAGCCTTTGAACGGTTTAAATGGATCAGTTATCCGACCAGCCACTACCGTCAGCCGGTGATTGGACACATGAAAACTCTGAATAATATTCAGTTGAATGATGTCAAAAAATGGTATCGGGATTGGTACAGTCCGAATAATGCCATTCTGGTGATTGTTGGAAATGTAGAATCTGAAGCTGCTTTGGCTCAGGTACAAAAATATTTTGCTGACATTCCCGCACGCCCAACACCAGCACGCAATGATGTACTGGAGTTTGAACGCTTAGGCTATCGGCATATGGAGATTAATAGCAATGTTCATGTGCCCAATCTGTACATGACCTGGAATGTAAAATCCCTTGGCACTGCCAAAAACCCCCAAGATGCTTATGCCTTGACCATTATTCGCAGTCTTTTGGACAGTGGCATTTCTTCGCGTCTGCAAGACCGATTGGTACGTGATCGTAAAATTCTGACCTCTGTCAGCGTTTCTTATGATCCCTATAATCGCGGCGACAGCCTGTTTGGTATTTCTGCCTTACCTGCACCGGGCATCTCTTTGCAAGAAGCACAACAAGCAATTCAGGATGAAGTAGATTTACTTAAAACTACCGCGATGACCCAACAGGAAGTGGATCGTATCAGTACCCGCTTTATTTCCAATTTAATTTATAGCCAGGATGATATTGCCGGACAAGCTAAAATGATTGGCAATCTGGAGGTCAATGGCTTGAGTTATCGCCTGATGGATGAATTACCGAAACACTTTGAAAGTGTCAGTATTCAGGATATCCAGCGTGTCGCCAACGCCTATTTTGTGCGTGAAAATCTCAGCACACTTTATCTATTACCTGAACAAAACACCCAGCAACGGGGATTATAA
- a CDS encoding DUF2750 domain-containing protein gives MKPRKIIQFDPICKNFLLKITMLKSLMNCGELWGAYHQGWAMMRDQEDCIFPFWLNPLDAKNYAQQHWPDYIPRKINSEDFENALLPTLSRLNVTPALFNTNGTKLKLTAAQMRHLFFSQQRLHIA, from the coding sequence ATGAAACCACGAAAAATTATTCAATTTGATCCGATCTGCAAAAACTTTCTGTTAAAGATCACGATGCTTAAATCTTTGATGAATTGTGGCGAGCTATGGGGTGCATATCACCAAGGCTGGGCGATGATGCGTGACCAGGAAGACTGCATCTTCCCATTCTGGCTCAATCCGCTGGATGCTAAAAATTATGCCCAGCAGCATTGGCCGGATTACATCCCGCGTAAAATCAATTCTGAAGATTTTGAAAATGCATTATTGCCGACCCTGTCGCGACTGAATGTTACGCCAGCCCTGTTCAACACCAATGGAACCAAACTCAAACTGACTGCTGCACAGATGCGTCATCTGTTTTTTTCGCAACAAAGACTGCACATTGCTTAA